A genomic window from Pirellulales bacterium includes:
- a CDS encoding lysoplasmalogenase: MSLDRSVSSRTSAGVAAAQQATSSAAQRGAVWLLFALWFLWAALLFGGFIFGGDDESRARIPRWARMSSSAVLVLAGWTWIVVAAPTAVRKYAVLIAVGMTLGFIGDLFNAGLLPGVFQDDTIGGIIAFGLGHIAYIAGMLNLEQVIGLKRPGLRWLALAVWLAIGFFGWLYVTTDAPKNAALRWPALPYSLLLAGTAGLASGVALRDRRFLPLAVGGALFLTSDLVLAWELFQGSFRMAGDIVWLTYGPAQMLIVYSIGTAIVAVVARSRDAT; encoded by the coding sequence ATGTCGCTCGATCGGTCGGTTTCATCTCGCACTTCCGCTGGCGTGGCTGCCGCACAACAGGCAACCTCCTCGGCCGCGCAGCGCGGCGCCGTGTGGTTGCTGTTTGCCCTCTGGTTTCTTTGGGCGGCGCTGTTGTTTGGCGGATTCATTTTCGGCGGCGACGACGAGTCGCGAGCCCGCATCCCGCGCTGGGCGCGGATGTCCTCCTCCGCCGTGCTCGTGCTTGCCGGTTGGACGTGGATCGTCGTGGCGGCGCCCACGGCGGTGCGCAAGTATGCGGTGCTGATCGCCGTCGGCATGACGCTGGGTTTTATCGGCGACCTGTTCAACGCGGGGCTCCTTCCTGGCGTGTTCCAGGACGACACGATCGGCGGGATCATTGCCTTCGGGTTGGGGCACATCGCGTACATCGCCGGTATGTTGAACCTCGAGCAGGTGATCGGGCTGAAACGGCCGGGCCTGCGCTGGCTGGCGCTGGCCGTGTGGCTGGCGATCGGTTTCTTCGGCTGGCTCTATGTCACGACCGACGCCCCGAAGAACGCCGCTCTGCGCTGGCCGGCACTGCCCTATAGCCTGCTGCTGGCGGGCACGGCGGGCCTGGCCTCGGGCGTGGCGCTGCGCGATCGGCGTTTCTTGCCGCTGGCCGTGGGGGGCGCCTTGTTTCTTACGAGCGATCTCGTGCTGGCCTGGGAGTTGTTCCAGGGTTCGTTCCGCATGGCGGGGGATATCGTGTGGCTTACCTATGGACCCGCCCAGATGTTGATTGTCTATTCGATAGGCACGGCGATCGTGGCCGTCGTGGCTCGCTCGCGCGACGCGACCTGA
- a CDS encoding alpha/beta hydrolase has product MMRRLTLLWLAALMFVWTASAAAQDAATAEKPTRIKPKSASFDSDGVKIQYITAGEGEPVILIHGFTASAMLNWQQSGVFDALARHYRVIALDNRGHGRSGKPHEPAKYGLEMVEDIVRLMDHLGIDRAHLVGYSMGGFITGKLVTTYPERVLTATLGGAGWTKKDDERMKLINELATSLEEGKGIGPLIRHLTPPGDPQPTEEQIAGMNQMILILNDPLALAAVARGMGDLEVAEQSLRDNKVPLLALIGDRDPLKDGVDRMEPVTANLKVVVLEGADHMSAFSQPEFIESLEAFLAEHSEANQPEVTAAGK; this is encoded by the coding sequence ATGATGCGTCGTCTTACCCTGCTGTGGCTTGCCGCACTGATGTTCGTCTGGACCGCGTCGGCAGCGGCGCAAGATGCGGCGACGGCCGAAAAGCCGACACGCATCAAGCCGAAGTCCGCTTCGTTCGATTCTGACGGCGTGAAGATTCAATACATCACCGCGGGGGAAGGGGAGCCCGTCATCCTGATCCACGGCTTCACCGCCAGCGCAATGTTGAACTGGCAACAGTCGGGCGTCTTCGACGCGTTGGCCAGGCACTATCGGGTGATCGCGCTCGACAATCGTGGCCACGGCCGCAGCGGCAAGCCGCACGAGCCGGCAAAGTATGGCCTCGAAATGGTCGAGGACATCGTCCGCCTGATGGATCACCTGGGGATCGACCGGGCACACCTCGTCGGTTACTCGATGGGGGGCTTTATCACCGGCAAGCTGGTCACGACCTATCCCGAGCGCGTACTTACGGCCACGCTCGGCGGTGCCGGTTGGACCAAGAAGGACGACGAACGCATGAAACTCATCAACGAGCTGGCCACCTCGCTCGAAGAGGGCAAGGGCATCGGCCCATTGATTCGTCACCTGACGCCGCCGGGCGATCCGCAACCGACCGAAGAACAGATCGCCGGCATGAATCAGATGATTTTGATTCTGAACGACCCGTTGGCGCTCGCCGCGGTGGCGCGCGGCATGGGCGATCTCGAAGTCGCGGAGCAATCGCTGCGCGACAACAAGGTGCCGCTGTTGGCGCTCATCGGCGACCGCGATCCGCTCAAGGACGGGGTCGATCGGATGGAACCGGTGACGGCGAACCTGAAGGTAGTGGTGCTCGAAGGAGCGGATCACATGAGCGCGTTCAGCCAGCCCGAGTTTATCGAGTCGCTCGAGGCCTTCCTGGCCGAGCATAGCGAGGCGAACCAGCCCGAGGTGACCGCGGCCGGCAAGTAA
- a CDS encoding DUF2147 domain-containing protein, whose amino-acid sequence MTTARWLLLFLLASVLLPAGAVLAADKEDPAKAVLGKWWFPKRNGKMEIYRDGDKFFGKVIAYDEEGALDKNNPDPELAKRPFVGITMLGDFVYNAGKEVWDSGFIYDGDNGKTYKCKMWFDDGDLSKLQARGFIGVALLGRTETFERVTKAEEEAEAKAAAAKTATAEEKPAGKNE is encoded by the coding sequence ATGACGACGGCTCGATGGCTGCTGCTGTTTCTTCTGGCAAGCGTTCTTTTGCCGGCGGGCGCCGTCTTGGCCGCCGACAAGGAAGACCCGGCCAAGGCCGTGCTCGGCAAATGGTGGTTTCCCAAGCGCAACGGCAAGATGGAGATCTATCGCGACGGCGACAAGTTCTTCGGCAAGGTGATCGCCTACGACGAAGAAGGGGCGCTCGACAAGAACAATCCCGATCCGGAGTTGGCCAAGCGTCCTTTCGTGGGCATCACCATGCTGGGCGATTTCGTCTACAACGCCGGCAAAGAGGTGTGGGACAGCGGCTTCATCTACGACGGCGACAACGGCAAGACGTACAAGTGCAAGATGTGGTTCGACGATGGCGACCTGAGCAAGCTGCAGGCCCGCGGCTTCATTGGCGTCGCGCTGTTGGGTCGGACCGAGACGTTCGAGCGCGTCACGAAGGCCGAGGAAGAAGCCGAGGCCAAGGCCGCGGCGGCGAAGACTGCCACCGCTGAAGAAAAACCGGCAGGCAAGAACGAATAG
- a CDS encoding right-handed parallel beta-helix repeat-containing protein — protein sequence MPVEIPRSSFAPSRRRATNASRRRFLQTTAVWVAGGLTASRAAADERPPVTRPRATSGDDRVEPAWDERLTITVGQREADIVGRDERALQAAVDYVARLGGGTVKILPGEYVLSNAVYLRSKVRLVGAGEETVLAKAPSVTTKLAEDSDWYDQEITLADARGFKVGSGVCIRTRNPHNGGLDVAKRTLVARSGNRFKLDRALRQNFWLMGDTTVSTLHALLDGEEVEEFAIENLALDGRRAENENLDGNYAGCIFLQDCRRIDIRGVTARNNNGDGISWQICHDVVVENCHSHGHAGLALHPGSGSQRPLIRHNQLADSDIGIFFCWGVKYGLAEQNEIRGNRVGVSIGHRDTDNLVRRNTIAASRENAVLFRPERGKDFAGHRNRIEENKISDTGPAGAVAIDVQGQTETISITANEIHESRGAEGRIGVRLGAETRDITLAQNEIHGLAVPVEDLRKS from the coding sequence ATGCCGGTCGAGATTCCGCGTTCCTCGTTCGCTCCTTCGCGCCGCCGCGCGACAAACGCCTCGCGGCGACGTTTTCTGCAGACGACCGCTGTCTGGGTCGCCGGAGGCCTGACGGCATCGCGTGCCGCGGCCGACGAGCGGCCCCCCGTGACGCGTCCTCGTGCCACCTCGGGCGATGATCGCGTCGAACCCGCTTGGGACGAGCGGCTCACGATCACCGTCGGCCAGCGCGAGGCCGACATCGTCGGCCGCGACGAACGCGCCCTGCAGGCGGCCGTCGATTACGTCGCGCGCCTGGGGGGCGGCACGGTGAAGATTCTGCCCGGCGAGTACGTCCTCTCGAACGCGGTGTACTTGCGCTCGAAGGTGCGGCTCGTCGGCGCTGGCGAAGAGACGGTTCTTGCCAAGGCACCGTCGGTCACCACCAAGCTGGCCGAGGACAGCGACTGGTACGATCAGGAAATCACCCTCGCCGATGCCCGGGGCTTCAAAGTCGGCTCCGGCGTCTGCATTCGTACCCGCAATCCGCACAACGGCGGCCTGGACGTCGCCAAGCGGACGCTGGTGGCGCGCTCGGGCAATCGCTTCAAGCTCGATCGCGCCCTGCGGCAGAACTTCTGGCTGATGGGAGACACCACCGTCTCGACCCTGCACGCCCTGCTCGATGGCGAAGAAGTGGAAGAATTCGCAATCGAGAACCTCGCCCTCGACGGTCGCCGAGCCGAGAACGAGAACCTCGACGGCAACTACGCCGGCTGCATCTTCCTACAGGACTGCCGGCGCATCGACATCCGCGGCGTCACGGCGCGGAACAACAACGGCGACGGCATCAGTTGGCAGATCTGCCACGATGTCGTCGTCGAGAACTGTCACAGCCACGGACACGCCGGGCTCGCGCTCCACCCCGGCTCCGGCTCGCAACGCCCCCTGATCCGCCACAACCAACTCGCCGATTCCGATATCGGCATCTTCTTTTGCTGGGGCGTGAAGTATGGCCTGGCCGAGCAGAACGAGATCCGCGGCAATCGCGTCGGCGTCTCCATCGGTCACCGCGATACCGACAACCTGGTGCGCCGCAACACGATCGCCGCCAGTCGCGAGAACGCGGTCCTCTTCCGGCCCGAGCGCGGCAAGGACTTCGCCGGCCACCGCAATCGCATCGAAGAGAACAAGATCTCCGACACCGGACCGGCCGGCGCCGTGGCGATCGACGTGCAAGGCCAGACCGAAACGATCTCGATCACGGCCAACGAGATCCACGAATCGCGCGGCGCCGAAGGCCGCATCGGCGTGCGCCTCGGAGCCGAGACGCGCGACATCACGCTCGCGCAAAACGAGATCCACGGGTTGGCCGTGCCGGTCGAAGATCTTCGGAAATCTTGA
- a CDS encoding WD40 repeat domain-containing protein → MGKPSRVCRALFVCSLVFLSGRLSSAAPQTSLADLIISPANSNRPPGAVLRFGFYDFEQGSGIRGFAISPDGRSTASSGYLAGAPIKIRQVGSRKLIAELAEDLNGSGSLAFSPDGALLAAGSNTDGSIRLWDMPSQKRVAILRTADYPQFSTNLPVLVAFAPDGKTLAAASPLGTVEVWHVGEAYVLDSVVPAAGQLKAHQKLSQAIAISPDGKRLAVATADLKIRIYDYPTLKRLDEITTDSVEVVDLAFSSDSRLLAYTGRTPRGNARAAAGGPAGNSKGAAVYDLDARQIIHEIAGSYGNSVAFVPGTERLLALGSFGNVTLTDLATKSVLYSQPTESIKLVVDPAGKIFITASQSGRIKYWDLAQGQEIDPHPGSKTPRVSLPDIVDVALPASGEIALTATSTGEIHVWDLRSGEWQRAIPDPPRELLRPLYGAVFLPDATSVIFGLGPHLERMEVADGRSQEWATYPSEEETQRFEHGRLTRRAVSADGSTVASLHRERPSNGDGLIRVWNVADGRLRSSVPVSKDQNVVVCLSPDGSVLYTVASHEQGGYRTNTIIQLYEADTGKPLRQIVTPGWTVFTHAPGLSPDGKQLALGKYGDTVQLWDLAAGKLTSILRGPLSGSAAVHTCFSPDGKRLLAGVQQRKIGSESSDVLQVWDVGERRLTHQFAAMAREVAFSHDSQRLAVALVDNSVLVYDLTQEHPQLGDAAPPTADELEQLYQQVGGGSHAYVGQLERYDLCERMVAGGDATIEFLRVKLLSPLEPEQDELYALVEQLRSEDRAERATASVKLVELGDNFWKSCAKSRQGPLARSDSVRLRSAVAKVPEQRRMRMVLHVVRHIPTPQALELLQEVIAQHAGDRSQRNIVARAQEMLKELADPPS, encoded by the coding sequence GTGGGCAAGCCATCGAGGGTCTGCCGTGCGTTGTTCGTCTGCAGCCTGGTCTTCCTGTCGGGCCGCTTGAGTTCGGCGGCGCCACAAACGTCTCTTGCCGACCTCATCATCTCGCCTGCCAATAGTAATCGGCCTCCCGGCGCTGTTCTGCGCTTCGGCTTCTACGACTTCGAGCAGGGAAGCGGCATTCGCGGTTTCGCCATCTCGCCCGACGGGCGCAGCACGGCCAGCAGTGGCTATCTGGCCGGCGCGCCGATCAAGATTCGGCAAGTCGGCTCGCGCAAGCTCATCGCCGAGCTGGCCGAAGATCTGAACGGCAGTGGATCGCTCGCCTTCTCCCCCGATGGGGCGTTACTCGCCGCCGGAAGCAATACCGATGGATCGATCCGCCTGTGGGACATGCCCTCGCAGAAGCGCGTGGCCATCCTGCGCACGGCCGACTACCCGCAGTTCAGCACGAACTTGCCCGTGCTGGTGGCCTTTGCACCAGACGGCAAGACGCTCGCCGCGGCCAGCCCGCTGGGCACCGTGGAAGTGTGGCACGTGGGCGAGGCGTACGTCCTCGATTCGGTCGTGCCGGCCGCCGGCCAGCTCAAGGCCCATCAGAAGCTGAGCCAGGCGATCGCGATCTCGCCCGACGGTAAGCGTCTGGCGGTGGCCACGGCCGATCTGAAAATCCGGATCTACGATTATCCCACGCTCAAACGGCTCGACGAAATCACCACCGATTCGGTCGAGGTCGTCGACCTGGCCTTCTCGTCCGATAGCCGCTTGTTGGCTTACACGGGCCGGACACCGCGCGGCAATGCGCGGGCCGCTGCCGGTGGCCCCGCGGGCAATAGCAAGGGAGCCGCCGTCTATGATCTCGACGCCCGGCAAATCATCCACGAGATCGCCGGAAGCTACGGCAACTCCGTGGCGTTCGTGCCCGGGACGGAGCGCTTGCTAGCGCTCGGCAGCTTCGGCAATGTCACGCTCACGGATCTCGCCACGAAATCCGTGCTCTACTCGCAGCCCACCGAGAGTATCAAGCTCGTCGTCGATCCCGCCGGCAAGATCTTCATCACCGCCAGTCAAAGCGGACGCATCAAATACTGGGATCTCGCCCAGGGGCAGGAGATCGATCCTCATCCCGGTTCCAAGACTCCCCGGGTGAGCTTGCCCGATATCGTTGACGTGGCCTTGCCCGCCTCGGGAGAAATCGCCCTGACGGCGACGAGCACGGGCGAGATTCACGTTTGGGATCTGCGCAGCGGAGAGTGGCAGCGTGCCATTCCCGATCCACCGCGCGAATTGCTCAGGCCCTTGTACGGAGCGGTGTTTCTACCCGATGCGACCAGCGTCATTTTCGGCCTGGGTCCCCACCTCGAACGCATGGAAGTTGCCGATGGTCGGTCGCAGGAATGGGCCACCTATCCGTCAGAGGAGGAGACCCAGCGCTTCGAACACGGCCGTTTGACCCGCAGGGCCGTTTCGGCCGATGGCTCGACCGTGGCCTCGCTCCACCGCGAGCGCCCGTCGAACGGCGACGGCCTGATTCGCGTCTGGAACGTGGCCGATGGCAGGCTGCGCTCTTCCGTGCCCGTGAGCAAAGACCAGAACGTCGTGGTCTGCCTCTCGCCGGACGGCTCCGTGCTCTACACCGTCGCGTCCCACGAGCAAGGGGGCTATCGAACCAATACCATCATCCAGCTTTATGAGGCCGACACCGGCAAGCCGCTCCGCCAGATCGTCACTCCGGGCTGGACGGTGTTCACCCATGCGCCCGGCCTCTCGCCCGATGGAAAGCAGCTCGCGCTGGGGAAGTATGGCGACACGGTCCAGCTTTGGGATCTTGCCGCTGGCAAACTCACCAGCATCCTGCGTGGCCCGCTGAGCGGCAGCGCGGCGGTCCACACTTGCTTTTCGCCCGACGGAAAACGACTGCTCGCCGGAGTGCAACAGCGCAAAATCGGCTCCGAATCTTCCGACGTGCTCCAGGTCTGGGATGTAGGCGAGCGTCGTCTCACGCATCAGTTCGCGGCCATGGCACGCGAGGTCGCCTTTTCGCACGATTCTCAGCGCCTGGCGGTGGCCCTGGTTGATAATTCGGTGCTCGTCTACGACCTGACGCAGGAGCATCCCCAACTCGGCGATGCCGCTCCTCCCACGGCGGACGAATTGGAACAACTCTACCAACAAGTGGGAGGTGGCTCGCACGCCTACGTGGGGCAGCTCGAGCGGTACGATCTCTGCGAGAGAATGGTCGCCGGCGGAGACGCGACGATCGAGTTTCTCCGTGTGAAGCTTCTGTCCCCTCTCGAGCCCGAGCAGGACGAACTGTACGCCCTCGTCGAACAACTGCGGTCGGAAGACCGTGCCGAGCGCGCCACGGCAAGCGTCAAGCTGGTCGAGCTCGGAGACAATTTCTGGAAATCGTGCGCGAAATCGCGCCAAGGTCCCCTCGCCCGATCCGACTCTGTTCGTCTGCGGTCGGCCGTCGCCAAAGTGCCCGAACAGCGGCGCATGCGCATGGTGTTGCACGTCGTGCGCCATATCCCCACCCCCCAGGCCCTCGAACTGCTGCAAGAGGTGATCGCCCAGCACGCCGGAGATCGCTCGCAACGAAACATCGTGGCCCGCGCCCAAGAGATGCTCAAGGAACTCGCGGACCCCCCTTCTTGA
- a CDS encoding PEP-CTERM sorting domain-containing protein (PEP-CTERM proteins occur, often in large numbers, in the proteomes of bacteria that also encode an exosortase, a predicted intramembrane cysteine proteinase. The presence of a PEP-CTERM domain at a protein's C-terminus predicts cleavage within the sorting domain, followed by covalent anchoring to some some component of the (usually Gram-negative) cell surface. Many PEP-CTERM proteins exhibit an unusual sequence composition that includes large numbers of potential glycosylation sites. Expression of one such protein has been shown restore the ability of a bacterium to form floc, a type of biofilm.) encodes MGRFIAIVYCTVFCVSLIQTAVADPLHSAGAHISGEAGYYTDSVFQSPTPVFFSGIGDIPSGTVATVSSSSSVYKLTGSGLVQGNPNDYSEGIITTATGTVEETLYPLDENNQPITFGTIKVIARYNAAMSFSGIDSGVQANFNLSVFGFDFDGDDDFVSMENTSGGNGFLTVEWTGDFTDGVHVLLDGYASTRGGTFEIGNPTVGEVNTEAYITSILVNGNAIYTVPEPSTWAVMLLGGAGALAIVRKRARRAKV; translated from the coding sequence ATGGGCAGATTCATCGCGATCGTTTACTGCACGGTTTTCTGCGTGTCGCTCATTCAGACCGCCGTGGCCGATCCGTTGCATAGTGCCGGGGCCCACATCTCGGGCGAAGCTGGCTACTACACCGACAGCGTCTTTCAATCGCCCACACCGGTTTTCTTCAGCGGTATTGGAGACATACCCTCGGGCACCGTGGCCACTGTTTCATCCTCCTCTAGTGTCTACAAGCTCACGGGATCGGGTTTGGTCCAAGGCAATCCGAACGACTACTCGGAAGGAATCATCACCACCGCAACCGGAACCGTCGAAGAGACTCTTTATCCCCTCGACGAAAATAATCAGCCCATCACCTTCGGCACGATCAAGGTCATCGCGCGCTACAATGCCGCGATGTCGTTCTCGGGAATCGACTCGGGCGTGCAAGCGAACTTTAACTTGAGCGTCTTCGGCTTCGACTTCGATGGCGACGATGATTTCGTGTCGATGGAAAACACCTCGGGGGGAAACGGCTTTCTCACGGTGGAGTGGACCGGCGACTTCACCGACGGCGTACACGTGCTGCTCGATGGTTATGCCTCGACGCGAGGCGGAACGTTCGAAATAGGTAACCCCACCGTCGGCGAAGTGAACACGGAAGCGTATATCACCTCGATCCTGGTAAATGGCAATGCCATCTACACGGTGCCCGAGCCTTCGACCTGGGCCGTGATGCTCCTGGGCGGAGCCGGCGCACTGGCGATCGTGCGCAAGCGCGCACGCCGCGCGAAAGTCTAG
- a CDS encoding response regulator, with product MSNASTQRRAARILLVEDNPADVELTREGFGEIMLVHDLYVARDGSEAIAFLCREGKFAEVPRPDLILLDLNLPGREGHDVLSEIKSDNSLRRVPVIVLSSSRSERDITRAYEAHANAYMTKPTDFDGVVKMLQAIVDYWFGMVRLPSV from the coding sequence ATGAGTAATGCGAGCACGCAGCGACGCGCCGCCCGCATCCTGCTGGTCGAGGACAACCCGGCCGACGTGGAACTGACGCGCGAGGGTTTCGGCGAGATCATGCTCGTCCACGATCTCTACGTGGCCCGCGACGGCAGCGAAGCGATCGCCTTTCTTTGCCGCGAGGGAAAGTTCGCCGAAGTACCCCGTCCCGACCTGATCCTGCTCGACCTGAACCTGCCCGGCCGCGAAGGTCACGACGTGCTCAGCGAGATCAAGAGCGACAATTCCCTGCGCCGCGTGCCGGTGATCGTCCTCTCCAGCTCGCGCTCGGAGCGCGACATCACCCGCGCGTACGAAGCGCACGCCAACGCGTACATGACCAAGCCCACCGATTTCGACGGCGTCGTGAAGATGCTGCAAGCGATCGTTGATTACTGGTTCGGCATGGTGCGCCTGCCGAGCGTGTGA
- a CDS encoding response regulator yields MMHRDTVGRPMEILLIEDNLADACLTMEALREGNFEHRLTLLRDGCDALEFLRREGKYARAPRPDLILLDLELPKLDGREVLTEIHADPELCSVPVVVLTVSHYHEELVVQERLDADCYMVKPIEWPGFVDLVTRFRRRWAADVLLPM; encoded by the coding sequence ATGATGCACCGCGACACGGTTGGTCGGCCGATGGAGATTCTCCTCATCGAGGACAACCTGGCCGACGCTTGCCTCACGATGGAAGCCCTGCGCGAAGGGAACTTCGAGCACCGCCTCACCCTGCTACGCGACGGCTGCGACGCACTCGAGTTCCTACGCCGCGAAGGCAAGTACGCCCGCGCCCCGCGACCCGATCTCATCCTGCTCGATCTCGAGCTGCCGAAGCTCGACGGGCGCGAAGTGCTGACCGAGATCCACGCCGACCCCGAGTTGTGTTCCGTGCCGGTCGTCGTACTGACGGTCTCGCATTACCACGAAGAACTGGTCGTGCAAGAACGGCTCGACGCCGACTGCTACATGGTGAAACCGATCGAATGGCCGGGCTTCGTCGACCTGGTGACCCGCTTCCGCCGCCGTTGGGCCGCCGACGTGCTGCTGCCGATGTGA
- the rraA gene encoding ribonuclease E activity regulator RraA, which produces MGFKTTDLSDAHPGVVQIAEPLFRDFGRRIAFQGPIATVKTHEDNSLVRAALEEPGKGHVLVVDGGGSLRCALLGDQLAALGHRNGWSGVIVYGCVRDVADLAQIELGVKALAPHPLKSEKRNSGQRDVVLRFAGVTFVPGQFLYADADGILLSTGSLG; this is translated from the coding sequence ATGGGATTCAAGACGACCGACCTTTCCGACGCTCACCCGGGCGTGGTGCAGATTGCCGAGCCGTTGTTTCGGGACTTCGGCAGACGGATCGCGTTTCAGGGTCCCATCGCCACGGTGAAGACGCACGAAGACAATTCACTGGTGCGGGCCGCGCTCGAAGAGCCGGGCAAGGGGCACGTGCTCGTCGTCGATGGCGGCGGCTCCCTGCGCTGTGCCCTGCTGGGGGATCAACTGGCCGCCCTGGGGCATCGCAACGGTTGGAGCGGCGTCATCGTCTATGGCTGCGTGCGCGATGTGGCCGATCTGGCCCAGATCGAACTGGGGGTGAAGGCGCTTGCGCCCCACCCGCTCAAGAGCGAGAAACGCAATTCGGGCCAGCGCGACGTCGTGCTGCGCTTTGCCGGCGTGACCTTCGTCCCAGGGCAGTTCCTGTACGCCGACGCCGATGGCATCCTGCTCTCGACCGGGTCGTTGGGCTGA